The following are encoded together in the Salvia hispanica cultivar TCC Black 2014 chromosome 6, UniMelb_Shisp_WGS_1.0, whole genome shotgun sequence genome:
- the LOC125193352 gene encoding zinc finger protein CONSTANS-LIKE 3-like has protein sequence MKMKKSCELCKQTARIHCESDQASLCWDCDGKVHSANFLVARHSRNLLCRVCQSPTPWAAAGSRLEATYSACRRCAKGAGGDCEAAEEMAETPWSPPPESSLSGGGDGGDAAAVTRKRGRIQNDRPVIIDDLNICAAEVAEVEDSVCRGMSTREPKSQRVSGGEFEARAEEAVRKFRPEEEVVGDEMPDYRARDVDLNLTLGLFNG, from the exons atgaaaatgaagaaatcgTGTGAATTGTGTAAACAAACGGCGCGGATCCACTGTGAGTCGGACCAGGCTAGCTTATGCTGGGACTGCGACGGAAAAGTGCACTCCGCCAATTTTCTGGTGGCGCGGCATTCGAGGAACCTCCTCTGCCGCGTCTGCCAGTCTCCGACGCCGTGGGCCGCCGCCGGCTCCAGGCTCGAGGCCACCTACTCCGCCTGCCGCAGATGCGCCAAGGGAGCCGGCGGCGACTGCGAGGCGGCGGAGGAAATGGCGGAGACGCCGTggtcgccgccgccggagaGCTCCctcagcggcggcggcgacggcggggATGCTGCCGCGGTTACGAGGAAACGCGGCAGGATACAGAATGATCGTCCTGTTATTATT GatgatttaaatatatgtGCGGCGGAGGTGGCGGAGGTGGAGGATTCTGTATGCAGAGGAATGTCGACGAGAGAACCGAAGTCACAGAGAGTGAGTGGCGGTGAGTTTGAAGCTAGAGCCGAGGAGGCGGTGAGGAAATTCCGGCCGGAAGAAGAGGTTGTCGGCGATGAAATGCCGGACTATCGCGCCAGAGACGTTGATCTGAATCTGACGTTGGGGCTTTTCAACGGTTGA
- the LOC125195614 gene encoding receptor-like protein EIX1, whose amino-acid sequence MISDKTIAPKFVLAILFCVFVSGDGQVRCIESEREALLSFKNGLIDERGVLSWQSDECCEWNGVECSNTTSHVIALQLNYLHLRGKVSATLLELHHLNFLDLSWIDFGGIPIPEFIGSMNQLQDLYLSRCKFSGTVPPQLGNLTNLRSLVLSFNSLSYVPLSILDSMWESLELLNLSYNQLNGSLPDLRAFSSLTQLYLRDNNFTGSIPQSVGKLSKLRALDLSYNSLTGLVPPSIGQLSELQDLYLSHNSLEGLVSESNFIKLDKLKTLDLSFNSLILDIPLDWSPPFRLETISLVRCNVGPSFPKWIQTQRNLSSLDLSGANITDEAPSWLWSFSSSLIELYVSDNQISGTFPNLSSSSIEYMDLSYNQFSGPIPLFPANANRIHLSGNMFSGSISSICKTNYDQLNALDISSNQLEGEVPECWEKMPNLYSLNLANNNFSGEIPGSLGELDLLALQLHGNNLSGELPYNLRLCQNLSIIDVGGNKLTGEIPTWIGQLYNMQFLNFRGNNLHGSIPPEICNLTKIQVLDLSINNLSSIIPDCFNNFTFLASKDTTNILPVLFGVMHLLLKNRNHYEYSSFQWKGKEFEYSENLGRLKLVDFSSNRLTGNIPKSFSMMRGLRSLNLSRNSLTGDIIPDIGKMETLDSLDLSHNQLSGKIPTSLVEVHNLGVLDLSSNNLSGKIPTSTQLQSFTTSTYAENDGLCGDPLPMCPGDSLRPPTTNRSENVDEKDGNTFSFMEEVGISIGFGFIFGFWGVIASFIVKKSWRIAFFNLFDDAGDWLYVRIAVFVFKWRRS is encoded by the coding sequence ATGATTTCTGATAAAACAATAGCACCCAAATTTGTTCTTGCTATTCTCTTCTGTGTGTTTGTTTCAGGAGATGGACAAGTGAGATGCATAGAGAGTGAAAGAGAAGCTCTTCTCAGCTTCAAGAATGGCCTCATCGACGAGCGTGGTGTTCTCTCATGGCAAAGCGACGAATGCTGCGAATGGAATGGCGTTGAGTGCAGCAACACCACTAGCCACGTCATCGCCCTCCAACTCAATTACTTACACTTGAGAGGTAAGGTCAGCGCTACGTTGCTTGAGTTGcatcatttgaattttctcGACCTCAGTTGGATAGACTTCGGAGGCATTCCAATCCCGGAATTCATTGGTTCCATGAATCAACTACAAGACTTGTATCTTAGCCGGTGTAAATTTTCTGGGACCGTTCCTCCTCAGTTAGGGAACCTTACCAACCTACGCTCGCTCGTTCTCTCTTTTAACTCTTTGAGTTATGTACCACTTTCAATACTTGATTCTATGTGGGAATCACTTGAATTACTGAACTTGTCTTATAACCAACTCAATGGATCTTTGCCTGACCTGAGAGCATTTTCTTCATTAACACAATTGTACCTTAGGGACAATAACTTCACCGGCTCCATTCCTCAAAGCGTTGGCAAACTATCCAAGCTTCGAGCTCTAGACCTTTCTTATAATTCTTTGACAGGTTTAGTCCCTCCAAGCATTGGCCAACTCTCCGAGCTTCAAGATCTATATCTTTCTCATAATTCTTTGGAAGGTTTAGTCTCCGAATCCAACTTCATCAAGCTTGATAAGTTAAAGACACTTGACTTATCCTTCAATTCATTGATCTTGGATATTCCCCTTGATTGGAGTCCTCCTTTTCGGTTGGAAACTATATCTTTAGTCAGGTGCAATGTGGGCCCATCTTTTCCAAAATGGATCCAAACTCAGAGGAATTTATCATCACTTGATCTCAGTGGTGCCAATATAACAGATGAAGCCCCGAGTTGGTTGTGGAGTTTTTCATCTTCACTAATAGAGCTATACGTTTCCGACAATCAAATAAGTGGTACATTTCCGAATCTCTCATCTTCTTCCATCGAGTATATGGATCTTAGCTACAATCAATTCTCAGGTCCTATACCATTATTTCCCGCCAATGCTAATCGTATTCACTTGAGTGGAAATATGTTCTCGGGTTCAATTTCATCCATTTGCAAAACTAACTACGATCAGCTTAACGCCCTCGACATCTCTAGTAATCAGTTGGAAGGAGAGGTTCCCGAGTGCTGGGAGAAAATGCCGAACTTGTACTCCCTCAATTTGGCTAACAACAATTTTTCCGGTGAAATTCCTGGCTCTCTAGGTGAACTTGACCTCCTTGCACTACAATTGCATGGTAATAATTTATCTGGTGAGTTACCTTACAATTTGAGACTTTGCCAAAATTTGAGCATCATTGATGTTGGAGGGAACAAGTTAACTGGAGAGATCCCTACTTGGATTGGCCAATTGTATAACATGCAATTTCTAAACTTTCGTGGAAATAATTTGCATGGCAGTATTCCTCCCGAGATATGCAATCTTACTAAAATTCAAGTTCTGGATTTGTCGATAAACAACTTATCTTCGATAATTCCAGATTGCTTCAACAATTTTACTTTCTTGGCTAGTAAGGATACCACAAATATTCTTCCAGTTCTTTTTGGTGTAATGCACTTATTACTTAAGAACAGAAATCACTATGAATATTCTTCATTTCAATGGAAAGGGAAGGAATTCGAGTATTCGGAAAATCTCGGGCGCCTCAAGCTTGTTGACTTTTCAAGCAATAGATTGACAGGGAACATTCCGAAATCATTTTCCATGATGAGGGGATTAAGATCCTTGAATTTGTCAAGAAATAGTTTGACGGGAGATATAATTCCAGATATTGGTAAAATGGAGACGCTAGATTCTCTTGATCTGTCACACAACCAACTATCTGGCAAGATACCTACAAGTTTGGTAGAAGTACACAATCTTGGTGTTCTTGACTTGTCAAGCAACAATCTATCTGGAAAAATTCCAACGAGTACTCAACTTCAGAGCTTCACAACATCCACTTATGCCGAGAATGATGGACTTTGTGGCGACCCTCTGCCAATGTGCCCCGGAGATAGCTTGAGGCCACCCACCACTAATCGAAGCGAGAACGTGGATGAGAAAGATGGCAACACCTTCTCATTTATGGAAGAAGTGGGCATATCAATAGGCTTCGGTTTTATCTTTGGATTTTGGGGAGTTATTGCTTCATTCATAGTGAAGAAATCATGGAGAATCGCATTCTTCAACTTGTTTGATGATGCTGGAGATTGGCTCTACGTCAGGATTGCTGTGTTTGTATTCAAATGGAGACGAAGTTGA